From Pontibacter actiniarum, a single genomic window includes:
- a CDS encoding DUF4397 domain-containing protein — MRKWMKLLLVAVLPTMVLASCDDDDDDLDIVEDEANVMVVHASPDAPAVDLYLDNTLVNATPLNYPGNTGYLDVEAGTRNIKVTAAGAGVGSPVINADVPFEEDKDYTVFAVNTLGNIEPLVLEDNLTDPAAGKAHVRVVHLSPDAPNVDVVVQGGPELFSDLEFKEATAFTPVDAGTYTLEVQPVGTDLAAVTATLTLEAGKIYTVFAKGFLTPPAGNNNNLGVEVIVND, encoded by the coding sequence ATGAGAAAATGGATGAAACTACTGCTGGTGGCCGTGCTGCCTACCATGGTGCTTGCAAGCTGTGACGACGACGATGATGACCTGGACATTGTGGAGGACGAGGCGAACGTGATGGTGGTGCACGCTTCCCCTGACGCACCTGCCGTAGACCTGTACCTGGACAACACCCTGGTTAACGCCACGCCCCTGAACTACCCGGGCAACACAGGCTACCTTGATGTGGAGGCGGGTACGCGAAACATTAAAGTAACAGCCGCCGGAGCAGGCGTGGGCAGCCCGGTTATCAACGCCGATGTGCCGTTTGAAGAGGACAAAGACTACACCGTATTTGCCGTTAACACGCTTGGCAACATTGAGCCCTTGGTGCTGGAGGATAACCTGACAGACCCTGCCGCCGGTAAAGCGCATGTGCGCGTTGTGCACCTGTCGCCGGATGCGCCGAACGTGGATGTGGTTGTGCAGGGTGGGCCTGAGCTGTTCTCGGACCTGGAGTTTAAAGAGGCGACGGCCTTTACTCCTGTAGATGCGGGCACTTACACGCTGGAAGTACAGCCGGTTGGCACAGACCTGGCCGCTGTAACGGCTACCCTTACCCTCGAAGCAGGCAAGATCTACACCGTTTTCGCTAAAGGCTTCTTAACACCGCCTGCCGGAAACAACAACAATCTGGGCGTGGAGGTCATCGTGAACGACTAA
- the ahcY gene encoding adenosylhomocysteinase — protein MVETYLKYKVRDISLADWGRKEIRLAEAEMPGLMAIREEFGPSKPLKGARIAGCLHMTIQTAVLIETLVELGAEVTWSSCNIFSTQDHAAAAIAAAGISVYAWKGMTAEEFDWCIEQTLFFGEDRQPLNMILDDGGDLTNMVLDKYPELSAGIKGLSEETTTGVHRLYERMKNGTLTMPAINVNDSVTKSKFDNKYGCKESLVDAIRRATDVMMAGKVAVVAGYGDVGKGSAASLRGAGARVIVTEIDPICALQAAMDGFAVKRMVDAVKEADIVVTATGNKDIIGEQEFRSMKDKTIVCNIGHFDNEIDMAWLNKTYGNTKDVIKPQVDLYNIDGKDIIVLAEGRLVNLGCATGHPSFVMSNSFSNQTLAQLELWTNTEAYENKVYTLPKHLDEKVARLHLSKIGVELDELSPDQASYIGVEVEGPYKPEYYRY, from the coding sequence ATGGTAGAGACATATTTGAAGTACAAAGTAAGAGATATCTCGCTGGCCGATTGGGGCCGCAAGGAAATAAGACTGGCTGAGGCTGAAATGCCTGGCCTGATGGCAATTCGCGAGGAGTTCGGCCCAAGCAAGCCGCTGAAAGGCGCACGCATCGCAGGCTGCCTGCACATGACGATCCAGACGGCTGTGCTGATCGAAACGCTGGTAGAGCTGGGTGCTGAGGTAACCTGGTCTTCCTGCAACATCTTCTCTACGCAGGACCATGCTGCCGCTGCCATTGCTGCTGCCGGTATCTCTGTTTATGCCTGGAAAGGCATGACTGCCGAGGAGTTTGACTGGTGCATTGAGCAAACGCTGTTCTTCGGGGAAGACCGCCAGCCGCTCAACATGATCCTGGACGACGGTGGTGACCTTACCAACATGGTGCTGGACAAGTACCCTGAGCTGTCTGCCGGTATCAAAGGCTTGTCTGAGGAGACAACCACGGGCGTGCACCGCCTGTACGAGCGCATGAAAAACGGCACGCTGACTATGCCTGCCATTAACGTGAACGACTCTGTAACCAAGTCTAAGTTCGATAACAAGTATGGCTGTAAGGAGTCTCTGGTAGACGCTATCCGCCGTGCCACGGACGTGATGATGGCCGGTAAAGTGGCTGTTGTGGCTGGCTACGGTGACGTTGGCAAGGGTTCTGCCGCTTCGCTTCGCGGTGCCGGTGCCCGCGTGATCGTTACCGAGATCGACCCAATCTGCGCACTGCAGGCTGCTATGGACGGTTTCGCTGTGAAAAGAATGGTGGACGCCGTAAAAGAGGCTGACATTGTAGTAACAGCTACTGGCAACAAAGACATCATCGGGGAGCAGGAGTTCCGTTCGATGAAAGACAAAACCATCGTTTGTAACATCGGCCACTTCGACAACGAGATCGACATGGCTTGGCTGAACAAAACGTACGGCAACACCAAAGACGTGATCAAGCCGCAGGTTGACCTGTACAACATTGACGGGAAAGACATTATTGTGCTGGCAGAAGGCCGCCTGGTGAACCTGGGCTGTGCTACCGGTCACCCATCTTTTGTGATGTCTAACTCTTTCTCTAACCAGACGCTGGCGCAGCTGGAGCTTTGGACAAACACAGAGGCTTACGAGAACAAGGTTTATACTTTGCCGAAGCACCTGGATGAGAAAGTGGCACGCCTGCACCTGAGCAAGATCGGTGTGGAGCTGGATGAGCTTTCTCCTGACCAGGCCAGTTACATTGGCGTGGAGGTAGAAGGGCCGTACAAGCCAGAGTACTACAGATACTAA
- a CDS encoding LytR/AlgR family response regulator transcription factor — MTKPKILISEDEVIIAEDLAASLEELGYETCAIDAGEDTIDMIRETQPDLVLLDINLRGSADGVDIGSRIREEFKIPFIYLTAYADHATIDRAKKTEPDGFLVKPFDEKSLRSAIEIALYKHDSSQKNGKETNGNQLEHKEQEVTSDYIFVKVKHRIIKVHYSDILWVEAYDNYSFIVTADQKYLVSSTLKDMEHKLPSQNFVRVHRSYIANLDKIEALEENSVVFSKGDVPIGKSYKKALMSKFNII; from the coding sequence ATGACAAAACCTAAAATCCTTATATCGGAAGATGAGGTCATCATCGCGGAAGACCTTGCGGCTAGCCTGGAAGAGTTAGGTTACGAGACGTGTGCCATAGATGCAGGTGAAGACACTATAGACATGATCCGGGAAACCCAGCCTGACCTGGTGCTGCTCGATATTAACCTGCGCGGCAGTGCCGACGGGGTTGACATCGGCTCGCGCATCCGCGAAGAGTTCAAGATCCCGTTTATCTACCTCACCGCCTACGCCGATCACGCAACCATCGACCGCGCCAAGAAGACCGAACCCGACGGCTTTCTGGTAAAGCCTTTCGACGAAAAGAGCCTCCGCTCCGCCATTGAAATCGCGCTGTACAAACACGACAGTAGCCAGAAGAACGGAAAAGAGACCAACGGCAACCAGCTGGAGCACAAAGAGCAGGAAGTAACCTCTGACTATATCTTTGTGAAGGTAAAGCACCGCATCATTAAGGTGCATTACAGCGACATCCTCTGGGTGGAGGCCTATGACAACTACTCCTTTATTGTGACCGCCGACCAGAAGTACCTGGTAAGCTCCACCCTGAAGGATATGGAGCATAAGCTGCCGTCGCAGAACTTTGTGCGCGTACACCGCTCCTACATCGCCAACCTGGACAAGATAGAAGCACTGGAGGAGAACTCTGTGGTCTTCTCGAAAGGAGACGTCCCGATCGGGAAGTCTTACAAGAAAGCGCTCATGTCTAAGTTCAACATTATATGA